The following coding sequences are from one Odontesthes bonariensis isolate fOdoBon6 chromosome 10, fOdoBon6.hap1, whole genome shotgun sequence window:
- the clcnk gene encoding chloride channel K: protein MNQQLLGRGHKESKDCLDFSHNFELLRKFLCMWEKSLCRLTICINGIFCPHIGLRYRFYWQVSVFIEWLLKLRLCFGAMCGIEWYGYATLGILTAILSFLMDLSVTKLLRAHQWLYMNLEGNTLLQFLCWTLYPACLCAFASSFSHNICPFSTGSGIPEVRTMLDGIEMPHYLSLTNMFTKFLGLICTLAAGSTVFLGKVGPFVHLSTMLGAYLGNLCTLIKGNKKETADAEMLVVAAAVGVASCFGAPISGVLFSVEVTCSHFALKHYCPCFFSAALGALTFRLFSVWSGDGETLQALFKTNFPTALPFYPMEILLFAFLGLLCGAVSCLYLFCHRWILHFTKTSPVFIKMLTTEKGLYSGLVVFFLASLTFPYSAGHYMASKYTMKQLLGSLLDSRQWSSQSHNASVQVEPLLEWSSSGISIFHSLAFFLLMKMWMLVLACTLPLPAGYFMPVFVYGAAIGRLLGEGVVYLSSTEGILGQQWKSVNPGGYALAGAAAFSGAVTHTLSPVLLAVELTGQFSHAVPILLCTLLANALTRSGNRSSFYDALSISKRLPHLPSLVKACPRLPSTLIGQVLGVKSVWLQKAAGPAEVQLAVNTCTDGQIPVVDSHESQILLGFVVRSELQMFLRHCSTQGLEESLDEVCSIHPTSVLLSPHNTVEEAHSILSLVGAQTLFVADKGRLVGHVTWTEMKRIIESLAEEI, encoded by the exons AtgaaccagcagcttttaggGAGGGGCCATAAAGAGTCCAAAGACTGCTTGGATTTTAGTCATAACTTTGAATTACTTAGAAAATTTCTGTGTATGTGGGAGAAATCTTTATGTCGTCTGACAATCTGCATCAATGGTATTTTCTGCCCTCACATAGGCCTCAGATACAGATTTTACTGGCAGGTTTCTGTTTTCATAGAATGGCTGTTAAAGCTGAGGCTTTGCTTTGGAGCAATGTGTGGGATTGAGTGGTATGGCTACGCAACTCTGGGGATTCTGACAGCCATCCTAAGTTTCCTCATGGATCTCAGTGTAACAAAGTTGCTGAGAG CTCACCAGTGGTTGTATATGAACCTGGAGGGTAATACTCTTCTGCAGTTCCTCTGCTGGACTCTCTACCCAGCATGCCTCTGTGCTTTTGCatcatccttctcccacaacaTTTGTCCTTTCTCTACAG GCTCAGGGATACCAGAGGTAAGAACCATGTTGGATGGCATTGAAATGCCTCATTACTTGTCTCTCACTAATATGTTTACCAAGTTCCTGGGCCTTATCTGTACACTGGCAGCCGGCAGCACTGTTTTCCTCGGCAAAGTG GGTCCATTTGTACATCTTTCCACCATGTTAGGAGCCTATCTGGGCAACCTCTGCACTCTTATAAAAGGCAATAAGAAG GAGACAGCAGATGCAGAAATGTTGGTTGTAGCTGCTGCTGTCGGGGTAGCCAGCTGCTTCGGAGCTCCCATCAGTG GTGTGTTGTTCAGTGTGGAGGTGACGTGCTCTCATTTCGCCCTGAAGCATTACTGCCCGTGTTTCTTCTCAGCAGCCCTCGGGGCGCTGACCTTCCGTCTGTTCTCGGTGTGGAGTGGAGATGGAG AGACTCTTCAGGCTTTGTTCAAAACTAATTTCCCCACCGCTTTGCCTTTCTACCCAATGGAGATTCTGCTGTTTGCTTTTCTTGG GCTGCTGTGTGGGGCTGTGAGCTGCCTCTACCTTTTCTGCCATCGGTGGATCCTGCACTTTACCAAAACAAGCCCAGTCTTCATTAAGATGCTGACGACAGA GAAGGGTCTTTACTCTGGCCTGGTGGTCTTCTTTCTGGCATCGCTGACGTTCCCCTACTCTGCTGGTCATTACATGGCTTCTAAG TACACTATGAAGCAGCTCCTCGGTTCCCTACTGGATAGCAGGCAGTGGAGCTCTCAATCCCACAATGCATCTGTGCAAGTGGAGCCTTTGTTGGAGTGGAGCTCATCAGGGATTTCCATCTTCCACTCTTTGGCTTTCTTTCTGCTCATGAAG ATGTGGATGTTGGTCCTTGCCTGCACTCTGCCTCTGCCAGCTGGATACTTCATGCCAGTATTTGTCTATG GGGCAGCTATTGGCCGTTTGCTTGGTGAAGGAGTGGTTTATCTGTCCTCCACTGAAGGGATTTTAGGCCAGCAATGGAAATCTGTAAATCCTGGAGGATATGCACTTGCTG GCGCAGCCGCCTTTTCCGGTGCTGTAACTCACACACTGTCCCCGGTTCTCCTGGCGGTTGAGTTAACTGGCCAGTTCAGTCATGCTGTCCCCATCCTCCTGTGCACTCTGCTGGCCAATGCCCTGACACGCTCTGGGAACCGCTCATCTTTCTATGATGCCCTCTCTATCAGCAAGAGGCTCCCACACCTGCCCTCTTTGGTGAAGGCATGTCCGAG GCTTCCCTCCACACTAATTGGGCAGGTTTTGGGAGTGAAGTCAGTGTGGCTTCAGAAAGCAGCTGGGCCAGCAGAGGTTCAGCTTGCTGTCAACACCTGCACTGATGGACAAATCCCTGTGGTGGACTCGCACG AGTCACAGATTTTACTGGGCTTTGTTGTGCGatcagagctgcagatgttccTGCGTCACTGTTCGACTCAG GGTCTGGAGGAAAGTCTAGATGAGGTCTGCAGCATTCACCCAACCTCAGTCCTGCTATCACCTCACAATACAGTTGAGGAG GCTCACAGTATACTGTCTTTAGTTGGAGCTCAGACCTTGTTTGTGGCAGACAAAGGAAGACTAGTTGGGCACGTTACATGGACAGAG aTGAAGCGCATAATAGAGAGCTTGGCTGAAGAAATCTAA